The genomic segment ATCACCAATTTAGTCATGCTAAAGTTATATAGCTATTGGAGAAGTTCTGCTGCCTACCGAGTGAGAATCGTCCTTAATCTTAAAGCCTTACCCCATGAGATTGTTCCTGTTCCGTTGACCAGTAAAGATAACTCCCCTCTATTGCTAGAGTTAAAGCAATTAAATGCTGCGTCTTGTGTCCCAGTATTAATTGACGGAGAGAGGGTTTTAACCCAATCTTTGGCCATTATTGAGTATTTAGAGGACACCTATCCAGAGCCGTCATTACTCCCCAAAGATCATGGGGATAAAGCGTATGTTCGAGCCCTTTGTCAGGATATTACCAGCGATATACATCCTTTAAATAATTTAAAAGTACTGCGTTATTTATTAAAGGAGATGGAAGTCTCGAAAGTTAAAAAAGACCAATGGATAAAGCACTGGTTAAATAATGGTTTTTATCATCTAGAACATAAGCTCACTCAGACAGATATCAGCTCTAACTTGTTTTTAACAGGGAATCAAC from the Ferrovum sp. JA12 genome contains:
- the maiA gene encoding maleylacetoacetate isomerase: MLKLYSYWRSSAAYRVRIVLNLKALPHEIVPVPLTSKDNSPLLLELKQLNAASCVPVLIDGERVLTQSLAIIEYLEDTYPEPSLLPKDHGDKAYVRALCQDITSDIHPLNNLKVLRYLLKEMEVSKVKKDQWIKHWLNNGFYHLEHKLTQTDISSNLFLTGNQPSLFEACLIPQVRNALAVNLDLTLYPIIHKIYENAMQLMAFKEASWEQQMDYIK